gacattaagatgTTGTCACgtcaggttagaagctgggaagctctcgacagagcagattatcactgcagaattcccctcaATTATATTGATCGATGAAGCGTTAATCATATCAAGAGAAGTAATTGAGAGATTCTGTGGGGCATCTAAAAACATATAAACATTTTAGAGTGAGCAAGCACAGCGCACATCAAGACTCCATGTATCATCTCTTTGTATCTGATGTCTGAATGCAATTCCAGGCACCTTTCCTCAGCATTAGTTCCTATGTCACGTGTATAATGGACACTGCCTATGTAAACTGTCACACTGCAGTTGCATTCCCCCACCAGTTGAGGTGCTGTCAATCTTGAATGAAGAAACTTccattcacatcctcaggatttcGCCAAGGGCATGACAGGCAATGAATTGTATTTGATCGATGGAGCACAGAGGGGTAAATCTACAATTCTCTGTTCAGGAGGTtgctcatccaattcagggtcttgTTGATCTGGAGTTTACCTTCGTTCCATCCAGAATTGGACCTGATACCGAGACTCCAGTGcagtgagtatttgtgtgtgcatgtgggagtgcatttgtgtatatgtgttcaaatctgaaagagatgttgaagtctGTGTACACTCACATTCCACAGTGATGGTTATGAACCTCtccactgctccatgttcattctctgccacacactgatagtctccagtgtccctggatgtaacgtgaggaatcaccaaccacagctcattgttggaacttgttctgttcattgggacattaagatgTCGCCACGTCAGATTAGAAGCTGGGAAGCTCTCGACATAGCAGAtgatcactgcagaattcccctcaATTATATTGATCCATGAAGCGTTAATCATATCAAGAGAAGTAATTGAGAGATTCTGTGGTGTGTCTGAAAACAAATAAAGATCAGTTACTTacattgactgtgaagcactttcaGAGACGCTGAGAATGTGAAAGGTTTGCTATCAACGTAGGTTCCTTCACAACAATGCACTTAATTCAGGCAGACACttcagttcagtactgagagagcactgcactgtcagaggatcagtactgagggagtgctgtactgtcagagggtcagtactgagggagtgctgcactgtcagaggatcagtactgagggagtgctgtactgtcggagggtcagtactgagggagagctgccctgttggagggtgagtactgaggatctgctgcactgttggagggtcagtactgagggagtgctgtactgtcggatggtcagtactgggggagagctgccctgttggagggtgagtactgaggacctgctgcactgttagaggcttGGTACCGTCAAAGCTGTACTGCCACATAGTCAGTACTGAGCGTGTacttcactgtcggaggatcagtactgagggagtggtgcacagttggagggtcagtactgatggagtggtgcacttttggagggtcagtaccgagtgagtgcggcactgttggagggtcagtactgagggaatggtgcactgtcggagggtcagtactgagggaatggtgcactgttggaggttcagtaatgagggagcgctgcactgtcggaggatcagtactgagggagtgctgcactgtcggagggtcagtactgagggagtgctgcactgtcggaggatcagtactgagggagtgctgcactgttggagggtcagtactgagggagtgctgcactgttggagggtcagtactgagggagtggtgcactgtcggagggtcagtactgagggagtgctgcactgtcggagggtcagtactgagggagtgctgcactgttggagggtcagtactgagggagtgctgcactgtcggagggtcagtactgagggagtgctgcactgtcggagggtcagtactgatggagcggtgcactgtcggagggtcagtactgagggagtgctgcactgtcggagggtcagtactgagggagtgctgcactgtcggagggtcagtactgagggagtgctgcactgtcggagggtcagtactgagggagtgctgcactgtcggagggtcagtactgagggagtgctgcactgtcggagggtcagtactgagggagtgctgcactgtcggagggtcagtactgatggagtgatgcactgttggatggtcagtactgagggagtgctgcactgtcggagggtcagtaattagggagctctgcactgttggagggtcataaggccataagaccacaagacgtcagttcagaaggaggccattcggccaatcaactctgctctgccattcaatgagaccatgtcTGATCTGacgatcctcaactccactttcctgcctcttccccatagcctttgattccctgactgattaaaaaactgcgtatctcagccttgaatataattaatgacccagcctctgcagctctctgcagtaaagaattccacacattcactaccctctgaaagaagaaactcctcctcatctctgtcttaaatgggtgaccccttactctgagattatgccctctggtcctagactctcccacaaggggaaacaacctctcagcatctaccctgtcacgctccctaagaatcttatatgtttcaataaggtcagatctcattcttctaaactccaatgagtacaggctcaacctactcaacctctcctcatatgaaaATCCCTCCATTACTGGGATCAagctagtgaatcttctctggactgcctccaatgccagtacatctttccttagataaggggaccaaaactgctcacagtattctgggtgtggtctaactagtgtcctgtatagttttagca
This portion of the Carcharodon carcharias isolate sCarCar2 chromosome 29 unlocalized genomic scaffold, sCarCar2.pri SUPER_29_unloc_24, whole genome shotgun sequence genome encodes:
- the LOC121274067 gene encoding sialic acid-binding Ig-like lectin 16, producing the protein MINASWINIIEGNSAVIICYVESFPASNLTWRHLNVPMNRTSSNNELWLVIPHVTSRDTGDYQCVAENEHGAVERFITITVEYAPQNLSITSLDMINASSINIIEGNSAVIICSVESFPASNLT